GGCAGATGCAGTATGTAGTTAGTATATGGATAAAACCAGGGGGAACGCTACCGGCGTTCTCCTTGGTTTTATCCATATTATATTAATGAAACAGGCAAAAAAATCACCGCCAAACGGGGCGGGGGAGCAATATCATACAAGAACGGCCGGCTGACTTATGATACAGTTAATAGTAGAGAACACAGGAGGAGGAATTGGCGGTGGAGCCCGAAGTAAGGACAGTCATTTATGATGCGGAATTAACAGTGGAGGCGTATCGATTCCAAGGGATTATGCAGAAGTTTCCCAATCATTTTCACGATTATTACGTTATTGGTTTCATTGAAAATGGGCGGCGTTATTTGTCCTGCAAAAATAAGGAATACACCATAGAGCCGGGCGATTTGCTATTGTTTAATCCCCGAGACAATCATACCTGTGAACAGATCGACGGCCGGCCGCTGGATTACCGCTGCATCAATGTGCAGCCCGAGGTTATGCGAAAAGCTGCACTGGAAATAACGGGGCGGGAATACCTGCCTTATTTTATCCAACCGGTGGTGTTTCACAGTGAGCTGGTTGCTTCTCTGCGGGAGTTGCATGCTATGATCCTGGCGAAAGAACCGGATTTTAGGAAAGAAGAAAGATTCTTTTGGCTGCTGGGACAATTGATGGCTGAGTATACGGATCAAACGACGGTCTCCGGCCTCGACGGTTCAAGTCCGGAAACCGAGCGGATTTGCGAGTATCTTGAAAATAATTATACGAAAAACATTACATTAAATGAGTTAAGCACGGCTGTCGGGGTAAGCAAGTATTATTTATTGCGCTCCTTTACGAAGCAAAAGGGGATTTCACCGTATAGCTATTTGGCCACGCTGCGGGTCACCCGGGCCAAACAACTGTTGGAGCAGGGCGTGGCGCCATTGGAGGCCGGCCTGCAGACCGGCTTTGCCGATCAAAGCCATTTCACTCATTTTTTTAAAAAGCTGATTGGGCTGACACCGCGGCAGTATAAGAAAATTTTTGAGGAACCGCGCTGATATATATTTGATGGGAGGCGGATGTGTTAATGCTTACCGGACATGCCTTGGCCTGTCTCACGATTTTCATCTGGGGAACCACCTTTATTTCCACCAAAGTCCTGCTGAAGGCGTTTTCGCCGGTGGAAATTTTGTTTTTGCGGTTTGTCATCGGGTTTATTGCTTTATCGCTGGCTTATCCGTACAGACTGCCCTGGCAGGGAAAAAAACAGGAATTGCATTTTGCGGCGGCCGGGCTTTGCGGCATTACCCTTTACTTTTTACTGGAAAATATAGCGCTGACCTATACGCTTGCCTCCAACGTGGGGACTATCCTCTCAGTGGCGCCTTTTTTTACGGCCATGTTTGCTCATTTGTTTTTAGACGGTGAGAAGTTAAGGCTGCAGTTTTTTCTCGGCTTTGCGCTGGCCATGACAGGCATTTTTCTCATCAGCTTTAACGGCCGTGCCATGGCGGGCCTGAATCCGTTAGGTGATTTGCTGGCCTTGCTGGCGGCTGTCGTATGGGCGGCTTACTCTATTTTAACTAAGAAGATAGCCGGCTTCCGGTACAATACCATTCAGACAACCCGCCGGATTTTCCTGTACGGACTTTTGTTCATGCTGCCTGCTTTAGGAGTGTTCGGGTTTATTCCCGACCTCGGACAAATGCTAAAACCGGTCAATTGGAGCAATCTTTTATTTCTTGGCCTGGGTGCATCAGCGCTTTGTTTTGTAACCTGGAATGTGGCGGTTACCGTTTTAGGTGCGGTTAAAACCAGTGTCTATATTTACCTGGTACCGGTCATCACGGCAGTCACGGCGTCCCTTGTACTGCAAGAACAGCTTACCGGCCTGGCCGTCGTCGGGATGGCATTTACGCTGACCGGCTTGTTTTTTTCGGAGCGCAAGTTTTGCTTTCCGGTACGGGAGCGTGTGGAAAGCGAGTGAACGGTAAAATACTGCCGGGAAGGCTGATTTTGTAGAAACGTTTTCTCAGTCAATATAGGGTTACTTGAAGAATCCGGCAGAAGCGGGTTCTTTTTTTATTAAAGAGTGTTTAATAGCTTGGTTTAATATCCAAAGCGAGCAGCCGCTGGTATTGCTCCTGGTCCACGATGATTTTGTTGTGCTCCAGGCTGATATAACCCTGCTCAGTCAGCCGTTTGACGCAGCGGTTGACGGTTTTGGTGCAAAAACCGATTTCATCGGCGATTTGTTGACGGGTCGAGTGCAGACAGAGCTTGGCATTTAAGTTCTGTCGTTGGTAACAGGCAATCAGGTGTAGGGAAAAGCGGTCGATAGAGTCTAAAAATAAAAAACTGCGGTTGACTTTTAGCTGCAAAAACAGCTTTTCGGCCAGCAGGCTGCAGACGGTCAGGGAAGCGTCCGGGCATTGACGCAGCCAGTCTAAAAAGGCTTCTTTGGACAGACAGAAGGCTTTGCAGGTTGTCAGGGCCTTTACGGTAATGGCGTACTGCTCATCGCCGGTAATGGCCTCCAACTCGCCGATCATATCAAAAGCGGTGAATTTGCTGAACGAATAATGGATGCCCGAGGGAAATTCGGCTAGGGCCTCCATACTGCCGCTGACAACCAGATAGACCAGCGTACTGGGATCGTGAGCCTTAACAATGGGGGTATTCTTCCGCAGTGTCACCCAGACGGCGGCATCGCCGCAAACCTTGAGCATATTCTGCAGCAATTGTTTAATCGGGGCAGGCAGGTCCAGTTCATACTGAGACAGGGGATCGTTCGGTGCCGGCATGGGCAGTCCTCCTTTATCGCAGAAAAATGTATGTATTTCTTTTTCCACACAGAGAGACATGTGTCCTATCATTATTTGGCCTTCCATAATAAAATTTTATTAAAAGCTCCTATTTATGGAACAATGAAAAGAAGGAGGTGAAGGAGATGCAAGACAGGGATTTATTGCGGCAGGCCGCTGCGGCCCGGTCGTTTGCCTATTCTCCTTATTCCGGCTATCAGGTGGGCGCGGCACTGCTCTGTGAGGACGGTACGGTGTATACCGGCTGCAATGTGGAGAATATTTCCTACGGCGGCACCATTTGCGCTGAACGGACGGCCGTGGTAAAAGCCGTCAGTGAAGGCCGGCAAAAGTTTGTCAAAATCGCTGTTTCCGTATCCGGCGAGGAGCCGGGCATTCCGTGCGGCTTATGCCTGCAATTCTTAAGTGAATTTGTAGACTCGGAATTTATACTGATTTGCGGTAATTGCCGGGATGAATATACCGTCTATTCGTTTAAGGAGATCCTGCCCGCCGTATTCCGGTCTGCCGCTGTTCATAAAGCAGGCGAATAAGAAACGGCGTGCCTATAAATTTAGTGTGTTGGAGGAGATATTGTGGAGTCGATTGCCAAGCGAATTGATCATACCTTGTTAAAACCGCAGGCCAGCCGGGAGCAGCTTACCGCCTTGTGCCAGGAAGCCAGAACGTACGGCTTTAAATCAGTCTGTGTCAACCCTTGCCGGGTGCAGGAAGCGTTCAAGCTGCTGAGTGGCAGCTCCGTACTGGTATGTACGGTCATCGGTTTTCCCCTGGGGGCCGCTACGACCCGGCTGAAGGCGGCAGAGGCGTTGGATGCCGTGGAGAACGGTGCCGGCGAAGTCGACATGGTGATTAATATCGGCGCAGTAAAGGACGGTAGCTGGGACTATGTGGAGGCGGATATTGCCGCAGTGGTGCAGGCGGTAGCCGGCCGGGCGGTAGTCAAGGTAATCATTGAAACCTGCCTGCTGACTGAAGCGGAAAAACGCCGGGCTTGCTCAGCCATTCTGGCGGCAGGCGCGGATTTTGTTAAAACGTCTACCGGCTTTGCCGGTGGCGGGGCAACGGTGGAGGATGTCCGTCTGTTAAGAGAGTGCGCGGGAGACAAGCTGCAAGTTAAGGCGTCCGGCGGGGTCAGCAGCTGCGAAAGCGCCCGGGCCATGCTGGAGGCAGGAGCCGACCGGCTGGGCACCAGTGCCGGAGTGGCGATTATGAACGGTGCTGCTGGCAGTAATGCCTATTAATATCGGGAAAAGGCGGGAGATACTACGATGAGTGAGCTGTATCATATCGGACTGACACCGGAACAAGGGGCTAAGTATGCTATTTTGCCCGGCGATCCGGGGCGGGTGGAAAAAATTGCAGAGCTTTTGGAAAATCCTCAGTTTGTCGCCAACCGGCGGGAATATAGGACGTATGCCGGGACGCTGGCGGGGGAACGGGTATTGGTTACTTCGACCGGTATTGGCGGCCCGTCGGCAGCCATCGCCGTGGAAGAATTATACATGACAGGAGTGCGGAATTTTATCCGCATTGGTACCTGCGGCGGGATGCAGCACCAGGTGATGAGCGGCGATGTGGTGGTGGCCACGGCGGCAATCCGGATGGAAGGGACTTCGAAGGAATACGTGCCTATTGAATATCCCGCCGTTGCCGATTTTGACGTAACCTGCGCGTTGGTTGCCGCAGCCCGGCAGTTGGATAAATCCTTTCATACCGGGGTGGTTCAATGCAAGGATTCTTTTTACGGACAGCATAATCCCGGCCGGATGCCTGTCGGCACCGAACTGCTTAATAAATGGGATGCCTGGATTAAGGCTGGTTGTCTGGCCTCGGAAATGGAATCGGCCGCACTCTATATGGTGGCCGGCGTATTACGGGCCCGGGCGGGCTGCGTGCTGTCGGTGGTTTGGAATCAGGAGCGGGAAAAAGCCGGTCTGTCCAATGAGCCTGTCCATGATACGCAGGCGGCTATTGAAGTGGCCGTTGAGGCGGTGCGTATTCTAATTTCTCAGAGCAAGTAGAACGGTAAGCGGCAAGGAGGACAAATCTTTTTTTGCAAAGTGGACATGTGTCCTTTTTTTGCGGCGGGCTTGATCATACAATGGTAAGTAATAGAGACGAATTTAATCCAATAGGAGGAGAAACGATGAGTAAGAAAGGCTTGCTTTTGGTAATTCTTATGCTGGCCCTGACGGTTGTGTTCGCCGGCTGTTCCGGCAAGCAGGACACGAAAGCTCCTGCGGCAGGCAATCTGATGGTAGGGATGGTAACCGATGCCGGAACCATCGATGACAAGTCCTTCAATCAGGGAACCTGGGAAGGTATCGTAAAGGCGGGTAAGGATTTTGGCTTTACGCCGAAATATCTGCGTCCCAACGGCACTACGGAAGCCGATTATGACAAGGAAATTGCCAATTTGCACGATGCCGGCTACAGTCTGATCATAACTCCCGGCTTTAAGTTTGAAAACTCCATCTTCACGGCTCAGGAAAAATATGCGGATACTAAATTTGTCTTACTGGACGGTGTGCCCCATCCGGGCAATGATTATTCCAAGGTAAAAGTGGGACCCAACACGGTGTCCATTAATTTTGCCGAACATGAAGCCGGCTTTATGGCCGGTGTTGCCGCAGCGCTGCAGATCAAAACCGGTGAGTTCGGCTTTATCGGCGGGATGGAAATTCCGGCGGTACAGCGGTTTAACTGGGGTTTCCAGCAGGGTGTCGCTTATGCGAACGCCAACCTGGGCACCAAGATCACTCTGAAAGCGGAAAATGTAATTTACCAGGGTACGTTTAATGACGTGGCAGCCGGTCAGCAGTTGGCGGCGCAGATGTACGACAAGGGCGTTAACGTAGTCTTTGCTGCAGCCGGCGGCGTAGGTGTCGGTGTTATCAACGAAGCGGTGGCCCGGACCAAGGCAGGCCATCCGGTATGGGTGATCGGCGTTGATGTTGACCAGTATGCTCAGGGTTATTACGATACGGATAAAACGAAGTCGGTTATCCTGACTTCGGCAGTGAAATGCGTGGATGAGGCTTCCTATGATATGGTGAAAAGCGTGAAGGAAGGGACTTTCCCCGGCGGCAAGACACTGACCTTCAATGCAAAAAACAATGGGGTCGGGATTCCGGCGACCAATCCTAACCTGAAAGAGGATGTTATCAGCAAGGTGAAAGAAGTATTTGCCAGCCTGCAAAGCGGCAAGATCACCGTAGCTGATAAGGGAGACGGCCTGATTCGCTAAATAAGTGACCGATAAATAATGAAAGACTGATTCAGCGTAGAACAGGTCCGAACCGGAGAGAACGCAGCTTGCTGTGAGCGGCTCTTCTGTCCGGGCCTGTTTTTGTTGAAGCCGGTCATAGCAATTATGAATTATAGGGGGCAAAGCGATGGAGTATGTCGTAGAAATGCGGGACATACGTAAAGAGTTTGTGGGAATTGTAGCCAATGATAATATCACGCTGACCGTCCGTCCCGGTGAGATTCATGCGCTGCTGGGGGAAAACGGCGCCGGAAAATCAACACTGATGAGCATTCTATTTGGCCTCTACCAGCCTGATAGCGGTAAAATCTTTATCCGCGGCCAGGAAGTGAAGATCACCAATCCCAATGTGGCCAACGAACTGGGCATCGGCATGGTTCATCAGCACTTCAAGCTGGTACATAACTTTACGGTTACGGAAAATATCATTCTGGGACTGGAGCCGCAGCGGTTCGGCACCGTTCATACCAAGGCGGCGGCCGCGCGGATTCGGGAGCTTTCCCGGCATTACGGACTGAACGTTGATCCGGATGCTAAGATTGAAGAGGTTTCGGTCGGGATGCAGCAGCGGGTGGAAATTTTAAAAATGCTCTACCGCAATGCCGAAGTGCTTATTTTTGATGAACCGACAGCCGTGCTCACTCCCCAGGAAATAACCGAGCTGATGAAGATTATGAAAAACCTGGTGGCCGAGGGCAAGTCGATTATTTTGATTACTCATAAACTCAAAGAGATTAAAGCCGTGGCTGACCGCTGTACCGTCATCCGGCGGGGCAAGTATGTCGGAGTTGTCGATGTGGCGACCACCAGCGAACAGAAAATGGCGGAAATGATGGTGGGACGTCAGGTTTCCTTTACCGTTCCGAAGAGCGAATACCGTCCCGGTGAGGTACTGCTCAAGGTGGAAGACCTGACCGTGTTAAACCATGCCAGGGTAGCGGCGCTGAAAGAGTTTTCTTTGTCCGTTCATGCCGGGGAAATCGTTGGTGTTGCCGGGGTTGACGGCAATGGTCAAACTGAACTGGTTGAGGCGATTACCGGACTCAGAAAGGCCGAAGCGGGGCATATCTGGCTTGACGGGCAGGAGATTACCCATTTATCGGTCCGCCAGCGGATTGATGCCGGCTTGGCCCATGTGCCGGAGGACCGGCAAAAGCGGGGGCTGGTACTGGACTATAGTCTGGAAGACAATATCATTCTGGAAATTTACGGCCGCGAACCCTTTGCCAAAGGTTGCTTGCTCAACCGTCCGGCCATTCGGCAGTATGCACAAGAGGTTATGCGGCATTTTGATGTGCGATCGGCCCAAGGGGCCGTGACGGCTGCCCGTTCGCTGTCGGGCGGCAACCAGCAAAAAGCGATTATCGGGCGGGAAATCAGCCTGAATCCCCGCGTGTTGATTGCCGTACAGCCGACCCGGGGCCTCGATGTCGGCTCGATTGAATATATCCACCGGCGTCTGGTGGCACAACGGGATGCGGGATTTGCCGTGCTGCTGGTATCACTGGAGCTTGACGAAATCCTGAATCTGTCCGACCGGATTGCCGTCATCAGCCATGGCGAGCTGATTGGTACAGTGAGTGCAGCGGAAACCAATGAAATCAAAATCGGGCTGATGATGGCCGGGATCGGCAAGGAGGGGCAGGAAGCATGAATTTTCATAAGCAAAAAGAAATGATCACGCTGTTGGCAACCATTTTGCTGGGCCTCATTGCCGGTGCGCTGTTTATGCTGTTTGCCGGCCATGATCCGCTGGCGGGCTATAAGTTTTTGTTCCGGGGCGGTCTGATGAGTCTTGAGCGGGTGGGCAATACGCTGGCAACGGCGACACCGCTGATCTTTACCGGTTTGTCAGTGGCCTTCGCCTTTAAGACCGGGCTATTTAATATCGGAGCGGCTGGCCAGATGCTGTTTGGCGGGTTTTGCGCCACGGCGGTGGGGCTGACCTTACCACTGGACAAACCGGCCCTGCTCTTGGTTATGGCCCTGGTGGCTATGCTGGCCGGTGCTTTGTGGGCGGCTTTGCCGGGCTGGTTCAAGGCCCGCTTTAATGTGCATGAAGTGGTTTCCACGATTATGTTTAACTGGATTGCTTATTGGCTGGTGTATTATTTTGTGCCCCTTTACTTTAAGGGTTCTTTCGAAACGGAATCGCGCAATATTCCGCTGGAGGCATCGCTCAGGACGCCTTGGCTGTCCCAAATGTTTGACGGGTCTTATATTAATATCGGTCTGCTATTAGCCTTGGTGGCTGTTGTGTTTTGTGCTTTTTTGCTGCAGCGGACAACACTCGGTTTTGAGCTGAAAGCCGTAGGCTTCAACCGTTTTGCCGCAGAGTATGCCGGAATTCATGCCGGCCGGAGCATTGTGGTGTCGATGATGCTCGCCGGCGCATTGGCCGGACTGGGCGGCATGACCTTATACTGCGGCTATGCCACCAATATTCAGATCGGCATTTTGCCGTCCCAGGGAATTGACGGTATTGCTGTGGCATTACTGGGGGCTAATTCACCCTGGGGTGTGCTGGCGGCGGCCCTCTTCTTTGGGACACTGTATTCGGGCAAAGGGTTCATGAACGCCATGACCAGCATTCCACCGGAAATTGCCGATACCATCATTGCCACTATCATCTACTTTGCGGCCACCAGCGTGCTGATTGAGAAGTTCCTGGACCGGCTGTGGCGCAAACAACAAAGCAAGGAGGGTGCGTAAGATGTGGGTGATTCTTCAGCAAATTGCACCGTATGCGGTAGCC
Above is a window of Propionispora vibrioides DNA encoding:
- a CDS encoding cytidine deaminase — encoded protein: MKSSYLWNNEKKEVKEMQDRDLLRQAAAARSFAYSPYSGYQVGAALLCEDGTVYTGCNVENISYGGTICAERTAVVKAVSEGRQKFVKIAVSVSGEEPGIPCGLCLQFLSEFVDSEFILICGNCRDEYTVYSFKEILPAVFRSAAVHKAGE
- a CDS encoding AraC family ligand binding domain-containing protein, coding for MEPEVRTVIYDAELTVEAYRFQGIMQKFPNHFHDYYVIGFIENGRRYLSCKNKEYTIEPGDLLLFNPRDNHTCEQIDGRPLDYRCINVQPEVMRKAALEITGREYLPYFIQPVVFHSELVASLRELHAMILAKEPDFRKEERFFWLLGQLMAEYTDQTTVSGLDGSSPETERICEYLENNYTKNITLNELSTAVGVSKYYLLRSFTKQKGISPYSYLATLRVTRAKQLLEQGVAPLEAGLQTGFADQSHFTHFFKKLIGLTPRQYKKIFEEPR
- the udp gene encoding uridine phosphorylase, coding for MSELYHIGLTPEQGAKYAILPGDPGRVEKIAELLENPQFVANRREYRTYAGTLAGERVLVTSTGIGGPSAAIAVEELYMTGVRNFIRIGTCGGMQHQVMSGDVVVATAAIRMEGTSKEYVPIEYPAVADFDVTCALVAAARQLDKSFHTGVVQCKDSFYGQHNPGRMPVGTELLNKWDAWIKAGCLASEMESAALYMVAGVLRARAGCVLSVVWNQEREKAGLSNEPVHDTQAAIEVAVEAVRILISQSK
- the deoC gene encoding deoxyribose-phosphate aldolase, which encodes MESIAKRIDHTLLKPQASREQLTALCQEARTYGFKSVCVNPCRVQEAFKLLSGSSVLVCTVIGFPLGAATTRLKAAEALDAVENGAGEVDMVINIGAVKDGSWDYVEADIAAVVQAVAGRAVVKVIIETCLLTEAEKRRACSAILAAGADFVKTSTGFAGGGATVEDVRLLRECAGDKLQVKASGGVSSCESARAMLEAGADRLGTSAGVAIMNGAAGSNAY
- a CDS encoding ABC transporter ATP-binding protein; the protein is MEYVVEMRDIRKEFVGIVANDNITLTVRPGEIHALLGENGAGKSTLMSILFGLYQPDSGKIFIRGQEVKITNPNVANELGIGMVHQHFKLVHNFTVTENIILGLEPQRFGTVHTKAAAARIRELSRHYGLNVDPDAKIEEVSVGMQQRVEILKMLYRNAEVLIFDEPTAVLTPQEITELMKIMKNLVAEGKSIILITHKLKEIKAVADRCTVIRRGKYVGVVDVATTSEQKMAEMMVGRQVSFTVPKSEYRPGEVLLKVEDLTVLNHARVAALKEFSLSVHAGEIVGVAGVDGNGQTELVEAITGLRKAEAGHIWLDGQEITHLSVRQRIDAGLAHVPEDRQKRGLVLDYSLEDNIILEIYGREPFAKGCLLNRPAIRQYAQEVMRHFDVRSAQGAVTAARSLSGGNQQKAIIGREISLNPRVLIAVQPTRGLDVGSIEYIHRRLVAQRDAGFAVLLVSLELDEILNLSDRIAVISHGELIGTVSAAETNEIKIGLMMAGIGKEGQEA
- a CDS encoding DMT family transporter, with protein sequence MLTGHALACLTIFIWGTTFISTKVLLKAFSPVEILFLRFVIGFIALSLAYPYRLPWQGKKQELHFAAAGLCGITLYFLLENIALTYTLASNVGTILSVAPFFTAMFAHLFLDGEKLRLQFFLGFALAMTGIFLISFNGRAMAGLNPLGDLLALLAAVVWAAYSILTKKIAGFRYNTIQTTRRIFLYGLLFMLPALGVFGFIPDLGQMLKPVNWSNLLFLGLGASALCFVTWNVAVTVLGAVKTSVYIYLVPVITAVTASLVLQEQLTGLAVVGMAFTLTGLFFSERKFCFPVRERVESE
- a CDS encoding Crp/Fnr family transcriptional regulator, with amino-acid sequence MPAPNDPLSQYELDLPAPIKQLLQNMLKVCGDAAVWVTLRKNTPIVKAHDPSTLVYLVVSGSMEALAEFPSGIHYSFSKFTAFDMIGELEAITGDEQYAITVKALTTCKAFCLSKEAFLDWLRQCPDASLTVCSLLAEKLFLQLKVNRSFLFLDSIDRFSLHLIACYQRQNLNAKLCLHSTRQQIADEIGFCTKTVNRCVKRLTEQGYISLEHNKIIVDQEQYQRLLALDIKPSY
- a CDS encoding BMP family lipoprotein; translation: MSKKGLLLVILMLALTVVFAGCSGKQDTKAPAAGNLMVGMVTDAGTIDDKSFNQGTWEGIVKAGKDFGFTPKYLRPNGTTEADYDKEIANLHDAGYSLIITPGFKFENSIFTAQEKYADTKFVLLDGVPHPGNDYSKVKVGPNTVSINFAEHEAGFMAGVAAALQIKTGEFGFIGGMEIPAVQRFNWGFQQGVAYANANLGTKITLKAENVIYQGTFNDVAAGQQLAAQMYDKGVNVVFAAAGGVGVGVINEAVARTKAGHPVWVIGVDVDQYAQGYYDTDKTKSVILTSAVKCVDEASYDMVKSVKEGTFPGGKTLTFNAKNNGVGIPATNPNLKEDVISKVKEVFASLQSGKITVADKGDGLIR
- a CDS encoding ABC transporter permease, with translation MNFHKQKEMITLLATILLGLIAGALFMLFAGHDPLAGYKFLFRGGLMSLERVGNTLATATPLIFTGLSVAFAFKTGLFNIGAAGQMLFGGFCATAVGLTLPLDKPALLLVMALVAMLAGALWAALPGWFKARFNVHEVVSTIMFNWIAYWLVYYFVPLYFKGSFETESRNIPLEASLRTPWLSQMFDGSYINIGLLLALVAVVFCAFLLQRTTLGFELKAVGFNRFAAEYAGIHAGRSIVVSMMLAGALAGLGGMTLYCGYATNIQIGILPSQGIDGIAVALLGANSPWGVLAAALFFGTLYSGKGFMNAMTSIPPEIADTIIATIIYFAATSVLIEKFLDRLWRKQQSKEGA